A genomic stretch from Mastacembelus armatus chromosome 7, fMasArm1.2, whole genome shotgun sequence includes:
- the LOC113145449 gene encoding rho-related GTP-binding protein RhoA-C produces the protein MAAIRKKLVIVGDGACGKTCLLIVFSKDQFPEVYVPTVFENYVADIEVDGKQVELALWDTAGQEDYDRLRPLSYPDTDVILMCFSIDSPDSLENIPEKWTPEVKHFCPNVPIILVGNKKDLRNDEHTRRELAKMKQEPVKSDEARDMANRINAFGYLECSAKTKDGVREVFEMATRAALQAKKRGKKGGCLLL, from the exons ATGGCTGCAATCAGAAAGAAACTAGTGATAGTTGGTGATGGCGCCTGTGGAAAGACCTGTCTCCTCATAGTGTTCAGCAAGGATCAGTTCCCTGAGGTTTACGTGCCCACTGTGTTTGAAAACTACGTGGCAGATATTGAGGTGGATGGTAAACAG GTTGAGCTGGCTCTCTGGGACACAGCAGGTCAGGAGGACTATGACCGACTGAGGCCTCTGTCCTATCCAGACACAGATGTCATCCTCATGTGTTTCTCCATTGACAGCCCTGACAGTTTAG AGAATATTCCAGAGAAGTGGACTCCTGAGGTCAAGCACTTCTGCCCCAACGTGCCCATTATTCTCGTGGGAAACAAGAAAGACCTGAGAAACGATGAGCACACACGCCGAGAGTTGGCGAAGATGAAACAG GAACCAGTGAAATCGGACGAGGCGAGGGACATGGCGAACCGGATCAACGCCTTTGGCTACCTGGAGTGCTCGGCCAAGACGAAGGATGGTGTGAGGGAGGTGTTTGAGATGGCCACCAGGGCGGCGCTGCAGGCCAAGAAACGAGGCAAGAAGGGCGGCTGCCTTCTGCTATAA